The sequence below is a genomic window from Tistrella mobilis.
CTTCTATGTCAGCCTCAACCCCGGCCCCTCGGTCTTTGCCGGGGGCGGCTGCAGCCCCAACTATTTCGTCGCCTCGTATCAGAACGACAATTTCCACGAGGCCGGCGGCCTTGCCGCGAACGAGCTGGGTTACAAGAAGGTCGTGATCCTGGCGCCGAACTATCAGGCCGGCCGCGACGCGCTGGAAGGTTTCAAGCGCACCTATAAGGGCCAGGTGGTCTCGGAGATCTACACCAAACTCGACCAGACCGATTTCTCGGTGGAACTGGCGCGGATCCGCTCGGCGGCGCCGGATGCGATCTATCAGTTCCATCCGGGCGGTGCCGGCATCAACTTCGCCAAGCAGTACGCCAATTCGGGCCTCGCCAAGGAGATCCCGATGGTGCTGCCGGTATTCTCGATGGATGCGCGGATGATGGCGGCCACCGGCGATGCGGCCGAAGGCTATTACATCGCCAGCAACTGGAGCGCCGGGCTCGACAACCCCGCCAACAAGGATTTCGTCGCCACCTTCGAGAAGACCTATGGCCGCAAGCCGACCATCTATGCCGCACAGGCCTACGACACCGCGAAGCTGATCGCCTCGGGGCTCGACAAGGTCGATGGCGACATCGAGAAGCAGGATGCGTTCCGCGCCGCACTCAAGGCCGCCGACTTCACCTCGGTGCGCGGCAGCTTCGCCTTCGGCCAGAACCAGCACCCGATCCTCGACTGGTATCTGATGCGGGTGGAGCGCGGCGCCGACGGCCAGCTGGCCCAGACGGTGGTGCGCAAGGTGGCGACGGCCATGCAGGACGCCTATGCCGCCGAGTGCAAGATGTGACGTCGGGCAAGATATGACGTCCGGCAAGATATGACGTCCGGCAAGATGTGACATCCTGCTCGGGCGGCACCCGACGACCGGGCGGCGGCGCATCGCGCCGCCGCCGCACTTCCTCTCGCATGCGGAAGGGCCCATGTCCACGCTGCTGATCGAGCAGATCCTGAATGGTCTGCAATACGGCGCGATGCTGTTCCTGCTCGCTTCCGGTCTCACCCTGATCTTCGGGATCATGGGGGTGATCAATCTCACCCACGGTTCGTTCTACATGGTCGGCGCCTTCTGCGCCGCCTATGCCGCCACCGCCACCGGCTCCTTCGCCGCAGCGGTGCTGGCGGCGCTGGTCGGCGCCGGGCTGTACGGGCTGGTGATGGAGCTGGTCGTCATCCGCCGGCTGTATGCCCGCGACCATCTGGATCAGGTGCTCGCCACCTTCGGCATGATCCTGTTCACCAATGAACTGGTGAGCGTGGTCTTCGGCCGCACACCACCCTTCATGGACATCCCGTCCTTCCTGACCGGCACCGTCGCCCTGCTGCCCGGCCTCTCCTATCCGGTGGTGCGGCTGGCCTTCATCCTGGTCGGCGCCGTGGTCGCGGTCGGGCTCTGGCTGCTGATCACCCGCACCCGGATCGGCATGCTGATCCGCGCCGGCGCCGATGACCGCGCGATGGTCGATGCGCTGGGGGTCGACATCCGCCGGCTGTTCAGCCTGGTCTTCGCGCTGGGCGCGGTGCTCTGCGGCCTTGCCGGCGTGATGACGGCGCCGCTGCTCGCGGTCGAGATCGGCATGGGAGAGCGCATCCTGATCACCACCTTCGTGGTCATCGTGGTCGGCGGGGTCGGATCCGTGCGCGGTGCGGCCGTGGGTGCGCTGATCGTCGGCATGATCGACAGCCTGGGCCGGGCCTATATCCCGATCACCCTTTACGAACTGCTGCCGCCCGAGATCGCGAGCACGCTCGCGGCCGGCCTGGTCTCTGCCAGCATCTATGTCGCCATGGCGGCGATCCTGCTGGTCCGGCCCCGCGGCCTGCTGCCCGCCCGAGGATAGGAAGGCATCCCATGTCCGACAGCCTTACCCATAGCGCGGCGGCAGCGGCCGCACCCCGCCCCGGCCCCGGGCGGCGGCTGGTGGTCCATGGCCTGGGCCTTGCCATCTTCGCCGCCATGCCCGCCATCGCCGCCGCGGCCGGCGACCCCTTCGTCGTCAGCCTGTTCACCCGCTTCCTGATCTATGCCATCGCCGCCGTGGCGCTGGATCTGGTGATGGGCTATGGCGCGCTGATCAGCTTCGGCCATGCCGCCTTTTTCGGGCTGGGCGGCTATGTCGTCGGCATCATCGCCCATCATGCCGCCGAAACCGGCACGATCTTCGGACTGGCGACCAGCAATTCGGCCCTGGTGGTCTGGCCGGTCGCGATCGGGCTGTCGGCCCTGCTGGCGCTGATCATCGGTGCCCTGTCTCTGCGCACCCAGGGTGTGCAGTTCATCATGATCACCCTCGCCTTCGGCCAGATGGTCTATTTCATGCTGGTCTCGCTGGAGGTCTATGGCGGCGATGACGGGCTGCTGATCATGGAGCGCAACACCCTGCCCGGGCTCGATCTCTCCGACCCGACGGTCTTCTATTATCTCTGCCTTGCCGTGCTTGCCTGCTGGCTGCTGCTCTGCCGGCGGCTGGTCGGGTCGCGCTTCGGCATGGTGCTGCGCGGGCTGAAGCAGAACGAGCGCCGGGCGGTCAATCTTGGCTTCGCGCCGCTGCCGCACCGCCTGGCCGCCTTCGTGATCTCGGGCGCGGGCACCGGCCTTGCCGGCGTGCTCTGGGCCAATTACGCGCTCTATGTCAGCCCCGACATGGCCGCCTGGTCGAAATCCGGCGAATTCATGTCGATCGTGATCCTGGGCGGGGTGGGCACGCTGTTCGGCCCGGTGATCGGCGCTGCGGTGTTCCTGGGCCTTGAACAGCTGCTGGCGATCTGGACCGAACACTGGATGCTGGTGATGGGGCCGGTGCTGGTGGCGGTGGTGCTGTTCGCCCGCCGCGGCCTCTATGGTTTCCTCGTCGGGGAGAGGTCCCATGACTGACGCCACCGCCGCCGACCTGCCCCGGCTGGCCATCGAGGGGCTGCACAAGCGCTTCGGCGCCGTCGCCGCCACGGCCGGTGTCGATCTGGAGGTGCGCCCGCGCGAGCTGCACGCCCTGATCGGCCCCAACGGTGCCGGCAAGACCACGCTGATTTCCCAGATCGCCGGCGAGATCTTCCCCGACCAGGGCCGGATCCTGATCGACGGTCGCGACGTCACCCGCATGTCCGCCCATGCCCGGGCCGGCCAGGGGCTGGCCCGATCATTCCAGATCACCCAGCTGTTCACCGATTTCACCGCGCTCGACAATGTCGCAATGGCCATCCAGGCCCGGCAGGGCGGCAACTGGCGCTGCTTCGGCTCTGCGCGGCGGGATCGCAGCCTGCGCGATCCGGCGATGGCCCACCTGACCGCGGTCGGCCTGGGTCATCGCGCCGACGAGGTGGTGGCAGATCTCGCCCATGGCGAATGCCGCCAGCTGGAACTGGCGGTGGCGCTGGCCGCCAAGGCCTCGCTGCTGCTGCTCGACGAGCCGATGGCCGGGCTTGGGCCGGAAGAGAGCCGGCAGATGACCCGGATCCTGCAGGGGCTGAAGGGGCGCTATGCCATCCTGCTGGTCGAACACGACATGGATGCGGTCTTCGCGCTGGCCGACCGGGTGACGGTGCTGGTCTATGGCCGCACCCTGTTCACCGGCACGCCCGACGAGGTCCGCGCCCATCCCGAGGTGCGGGCTGCCTATCTGGGAGACGGTGTCTGATGCTGAAAGTCGATGGACTCGAAGCCGGCTATGGCCGGTCCCAGGTGCTGTTCGGCATGACGCTGGCGGCCGAAGAGGGTGAGGTCATCTCGCTGGTCGGCCGCAACGGCATGGGCAAGACCACCACGGTCAATACGCTGATGGGCCTGCTGCCGGTGCGCCGCGGCCGGATCGGCTTCGACGGCGCCGACATCGCCGGCCGCGCGCCCAACCGCATCGCCCGCGCCGGCATCGGCCTGGTGCCGGAAGGGCGGCGGGTCTTCGCCTCGCTGTCGGTGGAAGAAAACCTGGTCGCGACCGCCCGCCGCGGCGCCGGGGCCCGCTGGGGCCTCGCCGATGTCTTCGGCCTGTTCCCGCGGCTTCAGGAACGCCGCCGGCAATCGGCCCGCACGCTCTCGGGCGGTGAACAGCAGATGCTGGCGATCGGCCGGGCGCTGCTCACCAACCCCCGCCTGCTGATCCTGGACGAGGCGACCGAGGGCCTGGCACCGATCATCCGCCAGGAGATCTGGGCCTGTCTCGGCCGGCTGAAGGCCGAGGGCCAGACCATTCTGGTGATCGACAAGAACCTGAAGGAGATGGCCCGCCTGGTCGACCGCCATCACCTCATCGAGAAGGGCCGTGTGGTCTGGGCCGGCTCCCCCGAAGCGCTGGCCCGGGACCCCGAACTCGCCCATCGCCATCTCGGCCTCTGACGGAGCCTTTGCCGATGTCCTCTTCCCTCCCCTTCGTGGCGGGCGTCGCCCAGATCGGCGCCGATCCCTTCGACCCCATGGCCTCGGCCGCGAAGGTCGCCGCCACCATCCGCCGGGCCGCCGGTGACGGCGTCGCCCTGCTGGTCTTCCCCGAAGCCTGTATCGGCGGCTACCCCAAGGGCGCCAGCTTCTCGACGCCGGTCGGCATGCGCCTGCCCGAGGGTCGCGAGGCCTTCCGCCGCTATCACGAAGCCGCCATCGATCTCCACGGCCCCGAGCTGGCGCTGGTGGCAGAGGCCGCGGCGGAGACCGGCATGGTGGTGGTGCTGGGCGTGATCGAGCGCGAGGGCGGCACGCTCTACTGCACGGCGCTCACCTTCGACGGTGCGCGCGGCCTGGCCGGCCGGCACCGCAAGCTGATGCCGACCGCGGCCGAACGGCTGATCTGGGGTTTCGGCGACGGCTCGACCATGGAGGCGGTGCAAACCCGTCTCGGCACGGTCGGCGCGGTGATCTGCTGGGAGAATTACATGCCGGCGCTGCGCATGCACATGTACGCACAGGGCGTGACGCTCTACTGCGCGCCGACCGCGGATGACCGCGACAGCTGGCTCTCGTCCATGCGTCATATCGCGCTGGAAGGCCGCTGTTTCGTGCTCACCGCCTGCCAGTTCATCCGCCGCGGTGCCTATCCGGCCGATTACGACTGCGCGCTGGGGAATGACCCCGAAACCGTGCTGATGCGCGGCGGCAGCGCGATCGTGGGGCCGCTCGGCCAGGTGCTGGCGGGCCCCGATTTCGACGGCGAGGCCGTGCTCACCGCGCAGATCGACCCGGCCGAAATCCTGCGCGGCAAGTATGATTTCGATGCGACCGGCCATTATGCCCGCCCCGACATCTTCCGGCTGGAGGTCGACACGGCGGCAAAGCCCGCGGTGCTGCGCCGCGACGGCGGGCTTTGAGGGGCGGATCGGATGGAATTCGATTTCGCAACGCTCGACACCGCCCACCGCTACAAGGTGCTGGCCTCCACCGTGGTGCCGCGGCCGATCGCCTGGGTGACCAGCCGGGCGGCCGACGGCACCGCCAATGCCGCCCCCTACAGCTTTTTCAACGTGATGGGATCGAACCCGCCGATCGTGGCGCTGGGCATTCTGGCGCGCCCCGACGGCACGCTGAAGGACACGGCGGCAAACATCGTCGCCGGTGGTGCGTTCATCGTTCATCTGGTGTCGGAAGCGCTGGCGCCGGCCATGAACCTGACCTGCATCGACGCGCCGCCCGGCGTGGACGAGATTGCGCTCGCGGGCCTCGCCACCACCCCCGGCACCAGGACCGGGCTGCCGCGGCTGGTCGATGCCCCGGTCGCGTTCGAGTGCGTCAGCCGTGCCGCCATCGCCACCGGCCCGTCGCAGATGCTGGTGGTGGGCGAGGTGCTGACGGCACATATCCGCGACGATGCCGTGCTCGATGCCGGCCGCTGCCATTTTGCCACCGAACGGCTGGGCCTCGTGGCCCGCATGCATGGCGCCGGCTGGTACGACCGCGCCGGCACCGACATGTTCCAGCTCGACCGGCCGGTCTGGGCCGATCGCCTGCTTGCGGAGACTGCATCTTGATCGCCCTGCCGCCCACCGACCGCCTCTGGCGCGGCTTTGACCGCACCGCACTGGACCATCAGTACGATGCCCGCGGCACCGTCACCGATTACGAGGCAGAGGCCCGCGCCTATGCCGAAGACAGCGTGGCGGCGATGACGACCCTCGACCGTCGCGCCGATCTGGTCTTCGATGCGGCCTCGGGCTCGGCGCTCGACCTCTACCCGGCCGCCGCGGGGCCGGGGCCGCATCCGGTCTTCGTCTGGGTGCATGGCGGCTACTGGCGGGCGCTGTCGAAACAGGAAAATGCCTTCATCGCCCCGGCGCTGGTGGCGGCCGGCATCAGCGTCGCGGTGATCGACTACACTCTTGCCCCGGCGGCGACGCTGGAAGAGATCACCCGCCAGACCCGTGCGGCGGTCACCTGGGTTCATCGCCATGCCACGGAGCACGGCATCGATCCCGGCCGGATCTTCGTCGGCGGCTCTTCGGCCGGCGGGCATCTGACCGGCATGCTGCTCGCCGCCGATGGCTGGCGGGCGGAAGCCGGGCTGCCGCGCGACGTGATCAAGGGGGCGGTGTCGCTGAGCGGGCTTTACGAGCTGGAGCCGGTGCGGCTCGGCCGGGTCAATGACTGGCTGGGGCTGGATGCGGCCCGCGCCCGCAGATTGAGCCCGCTGCATCTGCTGCCGACCGACCCCGCGGATGGCTGCCCGCTGATCGTCTCTTACGGCGGGTCCGAGACGGCGGAATTCAAGCGCCAGACCGAGGACTATCTGGCCGCCTGGACCGGCCATGGCCATCCGGGCCGGTTCGTGGCCATGGAGGACTGCAACCATTTCGACATTGCCCGCCGTCTGGGAACACCCGGCACGCCGCTGGCCGGGGCCGCAATCCGCCTGATCTGCGGCGACGTCACCGGCAATCCCTGACCTTCCGGAGTGGCGCCTCGGGCACGCCACAGGCATGATGCGGGTCTGGCACGAAGGTGCCCCAGGGTGCACGACACCCCCCCGGGAAGGAAAGGTCCGCATCATGATCGACTGGATGGAGAAGGCACGTCGGCTGCAGGATTTCTATGCCGGGCGGCTTTCCGCCGACGAGGCCGAGGCCCTGCGCCGTGATCTTGGCTGGCCCGCGTTGATGCCTGCCGGTGGCGCCGGGGCCGGCATGCAGGATGCCTGGAGCCGGGGCCTTGCCGCCCAAAAGGCGATGTTGGACGCGATGACCACGACCCCGGGCGGCATGGCCGATCCGGCCCGGATGAGCGCCGCCGCCATGGCCATGGCCACCGCCGCAGCACCGGCGATGGAGGCCTGGCGCCAGGCTGCCGCCGCCACGCTGCGCGGCTTCGGCGGCTTCGAGAGCACCGCACAGCCGGCACCCGAGGCGCCGGCCACGAAGCCGGAACCCGCGCCCCGGCCGGCCACGCCCGCCGAAGCGGCGCCCGCCACGGATATCGAGACCCGGCGCCAGCAGCTCGAAACCCTGAACCGCGAGCTTCAGGCGGCGGTAGCGACGCTCCGCAGCCTTCAGGAGACGCCCGACGTCGATCCGGCGGCCGTAGAGGCGACGCTGAAGCGGCTGCAGGAGCTGAATGCGGCGGCAACCGACGCCATGCAGGCCTATCACGCGGCCCTCGCCGCCGAGGCGGCCCGGCACGGCTGACATCAGGCCGCGGCTCTCAGAAGATATCCTCGTCGGCGTCGATCAGCACGCTCGGCCGGCAGAAACGCTTCACCGCCTCGGGCTCAGTGATATCGATGGTGTTGCCGTCGACCACGACGCCATACTTCCTGAGAGCCGCGAAGCTGCGCGACAGATTTTCAGGCGTCATGCCCAGAATCGAGGCGAGCGTCTTCTTGTCATAGGGCAGGACGACCCGGCCGGTGGCGCCCTGGGCGTCGTTCTGGATCAGCAGCCGTGCCGCCAGCCGCTCGGTGCCCGACCGCAGCTTCAAGGCCTTGTATTCCTTGACCATCGTCCGGAATCCCACCGCCAGTTCGGTGACGATCGCCCGGGCGAAGGCGGCATCCTTTTCAAAGGCCGCGCGGATGTTTTCCGACGGGATCATCAGCAGACGCGACGCCTCGGTGGTGCGCGCCGACATCAGATAGACCGCGTCGCGGATCACCGCCGCCAGGATGAAGGACCGGACCGGCCTGACCATGGCGAGCGTGGTTTCGCGTGCGGCATGGCGGCTGAACAGTTCCACGCAGCCTTCGACCACGATGTAGAGGAAATCCGCCGGCTCGCCCTCGAAGATCAGATCGACCTGGCGGGGGAAGCGCTGCAGATAGGCCGCGTTCATCAGCTCGGAGAAGTTCTCCGGTTCCATACTCCGGAACAGCGGCAGCGCACGCACCTCCGGCAGGTCATTCGGTCGCATGACGGTCCTCTTGATTTTTATCAAGCCCTGCTTTGACGGATATATATCGCGGGGATGCGCGCCTGTAAATCACAGAACCACGAGAATCAATTTCCAGTCCTTCATAATCATACGGGCGATTTATTTCGGACCATGTAGCCACGCTTCTTGATCTGGATCAACATTCGATCCGGATCCGGCACCTAACGTCGGCGCATCCCCACATGCGGGCCGCAGATGGCCTGCCAATCCAGGTGGATGACTTCGATGCAGGCACCCGGCACCCCCGTCCCGAAACAGGCGGGCCGGATACTCGGCATGAGTACTCTGGCTTTCACCACATCCTTTGCCGTCTGGACGATCTTCTCGATCATCGGAATCCGCATCCAGCAGGAGCTGGGGCTGAGCGATACCCAGTTCGGCCTGCTCGCCGGAACCCCCATCCTGACCGGATCGCTGGTCCGCATCGTGCTGGGCGTCTGGGCCGACCAGTATGGCGGGCGCACCGTCTTTGCGCTCACCATGCTCGCCGCCGCGGGGGCGACCGCGCTGCTCTCGCTGGCCGACAGCTACGAAACCATGCTGCTGGCCGCCCTCGGCGTCGGCCTGGCCGGCGGCACCTTCGCGGTCGGCGTCGCCTATGTCTCCAGATGGTATCCGCGCGGTCGGCAGGGCACGGCGCTCGGCATCTTCGGCGCCGGCAATGTCGGCGCGGCGGTGACCAAATTCGTCGCCCCTTTCGTGATGGTCGCCTTCGGCTGGACCACGGTCGCCCTGGTCTGGGCGGCGGCGCTGGCGGTGATGGCGGTGGTGTTCTGGCTGACCACGGCCGACGACCCTGAAACCGTCGCCCGCCGTGCGCGGGGCGAACGGCCGCGCAGCGCCTTCCTGGAACTGGCGCCGCTGAAGCGGCTGCAGGTCTGGCGGTTCGCGCTCTACTACTTCTTCGTCTTCGGCGCCTTCGTGTCGCTGGCGCTGTGGCTGCCGCACTATCTGGTCGGCGTCTACGGGCTCGACATCAAGACCGCCGGCATGCTCGCCGCCTTCTATTCCGTGCCGGCCAGCGTCTTCCGGGCCTATGGCGGCCATCTGTCGGACCGCAAGGGCGCGCGCACGATCATGTACTGGACCTTCGGGGTCTCGGTCATCGCCACCTTCATGCTGTCCTATCCGCCGACCGACTACGTCATCCATGGTCTGGCCGGCCCGATCGCCTTTTCGACCAGCATGGGCCTCGTGCCCTTCGTGATCCTGATCTTCGTGCTGGGCTTCTTCATGTCGCTGGGCAAGGCGGCGGTCTACAAGCACATCCCCGTCTACTATCCCGACAATGTCGGCGCGGTGGGCGGCCTGGTCGGCCTGATCGGCGGCCTGGGCGGTTTCATCCTGCCGCTCACCTTCGGCGTGATGCTCGACCTGACGGGCATCTGGACCAGCTGCTTCATGCTGCTGTTCGCGATCGTCGCCGTCGCCTTCATGTGGATGCATCTCTCGATCCGGCAGATGGAGCGCCAGGCGCTTTCCGCCGAACTCGACGCCCTGCCCGACCTGCCGGAAATGCGCGAAATCCACGGGCCCGACCAGCGCGCCGAAACCGGGCGCGTGATCGAGGACTGGCGGCCCGAGGATCAGGATTTCTGGACGACCACCGGCCGGCGCATCGCCCGGCGCAATCTCTGGATCTCCATCCCCTGCCTGCTGCTCGCCTTCGCGGTCTGGATGGTGTGGAGCATGGTGGTGGCCAGGCTGCCGGCGATCGGCTTCGCCTATTCGACCGAACAGCTGTTCTGGCTCGCCGCCCTGCCCGGCCTGTCGGGCGCCACGCTCCGGATCTTCTATGCCTTCATGGTTCCGGTCTTCGGCGGCCGGCTCTGGACCACGCTTTCCACCGCGTCGCTGCTGATCCCGGCCTTCGGCATCGGCTATGCCGTGCAGAACCCCGAAACCCCCTATCTGATCTTCCTGGTCCTTGCCCTGCTCTGCGGCTTCGGTGGCGGCAACTTCGCCTCGTCGATGGCCAATATCAGCTTCTTCTTCCCGAAGAGCGAGAAGGGCAACGCCCTCGCCCTCAATGCCGGGCTCGGCAATCTGGGCGTCAGCGTCATGCAGTTCCTGGTGCCGCTGGTCATCACCATGGGCGTGTTCGGCGCCATGGGCGGCGGGGCGCGACCGACCGCGGCGGGCGATATGCTCTGGCTGCAGAATGCCGGCTTCGTCTGGGTGCCCTTCATCCTGGCCGCGACCGTCGCCGCCTGGTTCGGCATGAACGACATCGCCGCGGCCCGCGCCTCGTTCCGCGATCAGGCGGCCATCTTCGGCCGCTCGCATACCTGGATCATGTGCTGGCTCTATACCGGCACCTTCGGGTCCTTCATCGGCTACGCGGCGGCCTTCCCCCTGCTCACCCGTACCCAGTTCCCCGAGG
It includes:
- a CDS encoding ABC transporter ATP-binding protein; its protein translation is MLKVDGLEAGYGRSQVLFGMTLAAEEGEVISLVGRNGMGKTTTVNTLMGLLPVRRGRIGFDGADIAGRAPNRIARAGIGLVPEGRRVFASLSVEENLVATARRGAGARWGLADVFGLFPRLQERRRQSARTLSGGEQQMLAIGRALLTNPRLLILDEATEGLAPIIRQEIWACLGRLKAEGQTILVIDKNLKEMARLVDRHHLIEKGRVVWAGSPEALARDPELAHRHLGL
- a CDS encoding flavin reductase family protein — encoded protein: MEFDFATLDTAHRYKVLASTVVPRPIAWVTSRAADGTANAAPYSFFNVMGSNPPIVALGILARPDGTLKDTAANIVAGGAFIVHLVSEALAPAMNLTCIDAPPGVDEIALAGLATTPGTRTGLPRLVDAPVAFECVSRAAIATGPSQMLVVGEVLTAHIRDDAVLDAGRCHFATERLGLVARMHGAGWYDRAGTDMFQLDRPVWADRLLAETAS
- a CDS encoding carbon-nitrogen hydrolase family protein encodes the protein MSSSLPFVAGVAQIGADPFDPMASAAKVAATIRRAAGDGVALLVFPEACIGGYPKGASFSTPVGMRLPEGREAFRRYHEAAIDLHGPELALVAEAAAETGMVVVLGVIEREGGTLYCTALTFDGARGLAGRHRKLMPTAAERLIWGFGDGSTMEAVQTRLGTVGAVICWENYMPALRMHMYAQGVTLYCAPTADDRDSWLSSMRHIALEGRCFVLTACQFIRRGAYPADYDCALGNDPETVLMRGGSAIVGPLGQVLAGPDFDGEAVLTAQIDPAEILRGKYDFDATGHYARPDIFRLEVDTAAKPAVLRRDGGL
- a CDS encoding alpha/beta hydrolase, with product MIALPPTDRLWRGFDRTALDHQYDARGTVTDYEAEARAYAEDSVAAMTTLDRRADLVFDAASGSALDLYPAAAGPGPHPVFVWVHGGYWRALSKQENAFIAPALVAAGISVAVIDYTLAPAATLEEITRQTRAAVTWVHRHATEHGIDPGRIFVGGSSAGGHLTGMLLAADGWRAEAGLPRDVIKGAVSLSGLYELEPVRLGRVNDWLGLDAARARRLSPLHLLPTDPADGCPLIVSYGGSETAEFKRQTEDYLAAWTGHGHPGRFVAMEDCNHFDIARRLGTPGTPLAGAAIRLICGDVTGNP
- a CDS encoding ABC transporter ATP-binding protein, which translates into the protein MTDATAADLPRLAIEGLHKRFGAVAATAGVDLEVRPRELHALIGPNGAGKTTLISQIAGEIFPDQGRILIDGRDVTRMSAHARAGQGLARSFQITQLFTDFTALDNVAMAIQARQGGNWRCFGSARRDRSLRDPAMAHLTAVGLGHRADEVVADLAHGECRQLELAVALAAKASLLLLDEPMAGLGPEESRQMTRILQGLKGRYAILLVEHDMDAVFALADRVTVLVYGRTLFTGTPDEVRAHPEVRAAYLGDGV
- a CDS encoding ABC transporter substrate-binding protein, which gives rise to MRTRITAFTLGLTAATALSGVLLAAPADAADPLRIGFITTLSTPAGYIGEDERDGFKLAITQEDGKLGGVPVELVVEDDALKPANAKQIAERMTGEGIRLFTGVNFSNVISAVAPTVLKTGAFYVSLNPGPSVFAGGGCSPNYFVASYQNDNFHEAGGLAANELGYKKVVILAPNYQAGRDALEGFKRTYKGQVVSEIYTKLDQTDFSVELARIRSAAPDAIYQFHPGGAGINFAKQYANSGLAKEIPMVLPVFSMDARMMAATGDAAEGYYIASNWSAGLDNPANKDFVATFEKTYGRKPTIYAAQAYDTAKLIASGLDKVDGDIEKQDAFRAALKAADFTSVRGSFAFGQNQHPILDWYLMRVERGADGQLAQTVVRKVATAMQDAYAAECKM
- a CDS encoding nitrate/nitrite transporter — encoded protein: MQAPGTPVPKQAGRILGMSTLAFTTSFAVWTIFSIIGIRIQQELGLSDTQFGLLAGTPILTGSLVRIVLGVWADQYGGRTVFALTMLAAAGATALLSLADSYETMLLAALGVGLAGGTFAVGVAYVSRWYPRGRQGTALGIFGAGNVGAAVTKFVAPFVMVAFGWTTVALVWAAALAVMAVVFWLTTADDPETVARRARGERPRSAFLELAPLKRLQVWRFALYYFFVFGAFVSLALWLPHYLVGVYGLDIKTAGMLAAFYSVPASVFRAYGGHLSDRKGARTIMYWTFGVSVIATFMLSYPPTDYVIHGLAGPIAFSTSMGLVPFVILIFVLGFFMSLGKAAVYKHIPVYYPDNVGAVGGLVGLIGGLGGFILPLTFGVMLDLTGIWTSCFMLLFAIVAVAFMWMHLSIRQMERQALSAELDALPDLPEMREIHGPDQRAETGRVIEDWRPEDQDFWTTTGRRIARRNLWISIPCLLLAFAVWMVWSMVVARLPAIGFAYSTEQLFWLAALPGLSGATLRIFYAFMVPVFGGRLWTTLSTASLLIPAFGIGYAVQNPETPYLIFLVLALLCGFGGGNFASSMANISFFFPKSEKGNALALNAGLGNLGVSVMQFLVPLVITMGVFGAMGGGARPTAAGDMLWLQNAGFVWVPFILAATVAAWFGMNDIAAARASFRDQAAIFGRSHTWIMCWLYTGTFGSFIGYAAAFPLLTRTQFPEVDALQFVFLGPLVGALSRAGTGWISDRFGGGRVTLWTFVLMIAGTAGVIWFLGMKDQPGAFQGFFAMFMVLFFATGVGNASTFQMIPAIMRTVIDRTAPAGLAPAERLRRAERESAAMIGFTSAIAAYGAFFIPKAYGSSIAATGGAEAALLGFLGFYVTCVAVTWFFYTRKNAPVRC
- a CDS encoding branched-chain amino acid ABC transporter permease gives rise to the protein MSDSLTHSAAAAAAPRPGPGRRLVVHGLGLAIFAAMPAIAAAAGDPFVVSLFTRFLIYAIAAVALDLVMGYGALISFGHAAFFGLGGYVVGIIAHHAAETGTIFGLATSNSALVVWPVAIGLSALLALIIGALSLRTQGVQFIMITLAFGQMVYFMLVSLEVYGGDDGLLIMERNTLPGLDLSDPTVFYYLCLAVLACWLLLCRRLVGSRFGMVLRGLKQNERRAVNLGFAPLPHRLAAFVISGAGTGLAGVLWANYALYVSPDMAAWSKSGEFMSIVILGGVGTLFGPVIGAAVFLGLEQLLAIWTEHWMLVMGPVLVAVVLFARRGLYGFLVGERSHD
- a CDS encoding branched-chain amino acid ABC transporter permease, yielding MSTLLIEQILNGLQYGAMLFLLASGLTLIFGIMGVINLTHGSFYMVGAFCAAYAATATGSFAAAVLAALVGAGLYGLVMELVVIRRLYARDHLDQVLATFGMILFTNELVSVVFGRTPPFMDIPSFLTGTVALLPGLSYPVVRLAFILVGAVVAVGLWLLITRTRIGMLIRAGADDRAMVDALGVDIRRLFSLVFALGAVLCGLAGVMTAPLLAVEIGMGERILITTFVVIVVGGVGSVRGAAVGALIVGMIDSLGRAYIPITLYELLPPEIASTLAAGLVSASIYVAMAAILLVRPRGLLPARG
- a CDS encoding cyclic nucleotide-binding domain-containing protein; translated protein: MRPNDLPEVRALPLFRSMEPENFSELMNAAYLQRFPRQVDLIFEGEPADFLYIVVEGCVELFSRHAARETTLAMVRPVRSFILAAVIRDAVYLMSARTTEASRLLMIPSENIRAAFEKDAAFARAIVTELAVGFRTMVKEYKALKLRSGTERLAARLLIQNDAQGATGRVVLPYDKKTLASILGMTPENLSRSFAALRKYGVVVDGNTIDITEPEAVKRFCRPSVLIDADEDIF